One genomic region from Streptomyces sp. Li-HN-5-11 encodes:
- the lpdA gene encoding dihydrolipoyl dehydrogenase: MANDASTVFDLVILGGGSGGYAAALRGAQLGLDVALIEKDKVGGTCLHRGCIPTKALLHAGEIADQARESEQFGVKASFEGIDVPAVHKYKDEVISGLYKGLQGLVASRKVTYVEGEGRLSSPTSVDVNGQRIQGRHVLLATGSVPKSLPGLEIDGNRIISSDHALVLDRVPKSAIILGGGVIGVEFASAWKSFGSDVTIIEGLKHLVPVEDENSSKLLERAFRKRGIKFNLGTFFQKAEYTADGVKVTLADGKEFEAEYLLVAVGRGPVSQGLGYEEAGVAMDRGYVLVDEYMRTNVPTISAVGDLVPTLQLAHVGFAEGILVAERLAGLKTVPIDYDGVPRVTYCHPEVASVGITEAKAKEIYGADKVVALKYNLAGNGRSKILKTAGEIKLVQVKDGAVVGVHMVGDRMGEQVGEAQLIYNWEALPAEVAQLIHAHPTQNEALGEAHLALAGKPLHSHD; the protein is encoded by the coding sequence GTGGCGAACGACGCCAGCACCGTTTTCGACCTAGTGATCCTCGGCGGTGGTAGCGGCGGTTACGCCGCGGCTCTGCGCGGGGCACAGCTGGGCCTGGACGTCGCCCTGATCGAGAAGGACAAGGTCGGCGGTACCTGCCTGCACCGGGGTTGCATCCCCACCAAGGCCCTGCTGCACGCGGGCGAGATCGCCGACCAGGCCCGCGAGAGCGAGCAGTTCGGTGTCAAGGCCAGCTTCGAGGGCATCGACGTCCCGGCCGTCCACAAGTACAAGGACGAGGTCATCTCGGGCCTGTACAAGGGCCTTCAGGGTCTGGTCGCCTCCCGCAAGGTGACGTACGTCGAGGGCGAGGGCCGGCTGTCCTCCCCGACCTCCGTGGACGTCAACGGCCAGCGCATCCAGGGCCGTCACGTGCTGCTGGCGACCGGTTCCGTGCCGAAGTCGCTGCCGGGCCTGGAGATCGACGGCAACCGCATCATCTCCTCCGACCACGCCCTCGTCCTGGACCGCGTGCCGAAGTCCGCGATCATCCTGGGCGGCGGTGTCATCGGCGTCGAGTTCGCCTCCGCGTGGAAGTCCTTCGGCTCCGACGTGACCATCATCGAGGGCCTGAAGCACCTCGTCCCGGTCGAGGACGAGAACTCCTCCAAGCTCCTGGAGCGCGCGTTCCGCAAGCGCGGGATCAAGTTCAACCTCGGCACCTTCTTCCAGAAGGCCGAGTACACGGCGGACGGTGTCAAGGTCACCCTCGCCGACGGCAAGGAGTTCGAGGCCGAGTACCTCCTCGTCGCCGTCGGCCGCGGCCCGGTCTCGCAGGGCCTGGGCTACGAGGAGGCCGGGGTCGCCATGGACCGCGGCTACGTCCTCGTCGACGAGTACATGCGCACCAACGTCCCGACCATCTCCGCCGTCGGTGACCTGGTCCCCACGCTCCAGCTCGCGCACGTCGGCTTCGCCGAGGGCATCCTGGTGGCGGAGCGTCTGGCCGGCCTGAAGACCGTTCCGATCGACTACGACGGTGTCCCGCGCGTGACGTACTGCCACCCGGAGGTCGCCTCCGTCGGCATCACCGAGGCCAAGGCCAAGGAGATCTACGGCGCGGACAAGGTCGTCGCTCTGAAGTACAACCTGGCCGGCAACGGCCGGAGCAAGATCCTCAAGACCGCGGGCGAGATCAAGCTCGTCCAGGTCAAGGACGGTGCGGTGGTCGGCGTCCACATGGTCGGCGACCGCATGGGCGAGCAGGTCGGTGAGGCCCAGCTGATCTACAACTGGGAGGCGCTGCCGGCCGAGGTCGCCCAGCTCATCCACGCCCACCCGACGCAGAACGAGGCGCTCGGCGAGGCCCACCTGGCCCTCGCGGGCAAGCCGCTGCACTCCCACGACTGA
- a CDS encoding adenosylcobinamide-GDP ribazoletransferase, with amino-acid sequence MTETPPTAAPLDGLRFAFGTLTVLPVGVSRWDRDAARGGMLCAPLAGLVVGAAAAAVGLVALFLGAGSLLAAVATAAVPAVLTRGLHLDGLADTADGLGSGRPAEEALRVMKQSDIGPFGVITLLFVLLAQVAALTRAYDGSWARGALAAVVAATAARLALTLAARAGVPAARPEGLGAAVAGVVPGRAALLATLLVTAAAAAAGAALGAYDSVRCALAVVLGAAVAELLLRHCTRRFGGVTGDVFGALAETAAATALVVLCLG; translated from the coding sequence GTGACCGAGACCCCGCCGACCGCCGCCCCGCTCGACGGCCTCCGGTTCGCCTTCGGCACGCTCACCGTCCTGCCTGTCGGGGTCAGCCGCTGGGACCGGGACGCCGCCCGGGGCGGGATGCTGTGCGCCCCGCTCGCCGGGCTGGTGGTCGGGGCGGCAGCGGCGGCCGTGGGCCTCGTCGCGCTGTTCCTCGGCGCCGGTTCCCTCCTGGCCGCCGTCGCCACCGCCGCCGTGCCCGCCGTACTGACCCGTGGTCTGCACCTCGACGGGCTCGCCGACACCGCGGACGGACTCGGCAGCGGCAGGCCCGCCGAGGAGGCGCTGCGCGTCATGAAGCAGTCGGACATCGGGCCGTTCGGTGTGATCACCCTCTTGTTCGTCCTGCTCGCGCAGGTGGCCGCGCTGACCCGGGCCTACGACGGCTCGTGGGCCCGGGGCGCGCTCGCCGCCGTCGTCGCGGCGACGGCCGCCCGGCTGGCCCTGACGCTGGCCGCGCGCGCCGGGGTGCCGGCCGCCCGCCCGGAGGGGCTGGGGGCCGCGGTCGCGGGTGTCGTCCCGGGGCGAGCGGCCCTGCTCGCGACCCTGCTCGTCACCGCGGCGGCGGCCGCCGCGGGCGCGGCGCTCGGGGCGTACGACAGCGTGCGCTGCGCCCTCGCGGTCGTCCTCGGCGCGGCCGTCGCCGAACTCCTGCTCCGCCACTGCACACGCCGCTTCGGTGGCGTGACGGGCGACGTCTTCGGCGCCCTCGCCGAAACCGCGGCCGCCACGGCGCTCGTCGTGCTGTGCCTGGGCTGA
- a CDS encoding phosphatidylglycerol lysyltransferase domain-containing protein, with protein MGDARIAVGRGAAFAVWYLRAVAFVNFLSAVWVSLGQDVRRHNQENLFTPYLLTAGFASGVFTAFLAITMRRRKRAAWILNLGLSGPFLALFAFAMTFPEIRRSAQNWISLVLTAAFVAALLLGRREFYAKGDRSNPKLAAVVAAGGLLLASLLAALLVTVTNQASDAALSTFPERWHYGTLRLVSVAASEARFPGIDTPNWANVSINVLSTALLLAVLYAAFRSRRAVDALSDDDEKRLRELLERHGERDSLGYFALRREKSVIWSPTGKAAVAYRVVGGVCLASGDPLGDPEAWPGAIEPWLAQARTHGWIPAVMGASEEAGTVYARHGLDALELGDEAVVDVAEFTLEGRAMRTVRQAYNRVRRAGYTVRLRRHEDIPADEMAYLVKRADDWRDGATERGFSMALGRLGDPGDGRCLMAECHDAHGELRALLSFVPWGPHGLSLDLMRRDRHAGNGLMEFMVLDLLRRAREMGITQVSLNFAMFRSVFERGARLGAGPVLRLWRSLLSFFSRWWQIESLYRANAKYRPIWEPRFLLFEKSADLLRIGLASARAEGFLGGGSPTRRLPKWLRRTYLETHG; from the coding sequence ATGGGAGATGCCCGAATTGCCGTGGGCCGGGGTGCCGCGTTCGCCGTCTGGTATCTGCGGGCCGTCGCGTTCGTCAACTTCCTCAGTGCGGTGTGGGTCTCCCTGGGGCAGGACGTGCGGCGCCACAACCAGGAGAACCTCTTCACTCCGTACCTGCTGACCGCCGGCTTCGCCTCCGGTGTGTTCACCGCGTTCCTCGCCATCACCATGCGGCGCCGCAAGCGGGCCGCATGGATCCTCAACCTCGGGCTGAGCGGACCGTTCCTCGCCCTGTTCGCGTTCGCCATGACGTTCCCGGAGATCCGCCGCAGCGCGCAGAACTGGATCTCCCTGGTGCTCACCGCCGCGTTCGTCGCGGCGCTGCTCCTCGGGCGGCGGGAGTTCTACGCCAAGGGCGACCGGTCCAACCCGAAGCTCGCCGCCGTCGTCGCGGCGGGCGGGCTGCTTCTCGCCTCGCTGCTCGCCGCGCTGCTGGTCACGGTCACCAACCAGGCTTCGGACGCGGCCCTGTCCACGTTCCCCGAGCGCTGGCACTACGGCACGCTGCGGCTGGTCTCGGTCGCCGCGTCCGAGGCCCGTTTCCCCGGCATCGACACGCCGAACTGGGCGAACGTCTCGATCAACGTCCTGTCCACCGCCCTGCTCCTCGCCGTCCTCTACGCCGCCTTCCGCTCCCGCCGCGCCGTCGACGCGCTCAGCGACGACGACGAGAAGCGGCTGCGGGAACTGCTGGAGCGGCACGGCGAGCGCGACTCGCTCGGCTACTTCGCGCTGCGCCGTGAGAAGAGCGTGATCTGGTCGCCGACCGGCAAGGCCGCCGTCGCCTACCGCGTGGTGGGCGGGGTGTGCCTGGCCTCGGGAGACCCGCTCGGCGACCCCGAGGCCTGGCCCGGCGCCATCGAGCCGTGGCTGGCACAGGCCCGCACGCACGGCTGGATCCCGGCCGTGATGGGGGCGAGCGAGGAAGCCGGGACGGTGTACGCGCGGCACGGCCTCGACGCCCTGGAGCTGGGGGACGAGGCCGTGGTGGACGTCGCCGAGTTCACGCTGGAGGGCCGGGCCATGCGGACCGTGCGGCAGGCGTACAACCGCGTGCGGCGGGCCGGGTACACCGTGCGTCTGCGACGGCACGAGGACATCCCCGCCGACGAGATGGCGTACCTGGTGAAGCGGGCGGACGACTGGCGGGACGGGGCCACCGAGCGCGGCTTCAGCATGGCGCTGGGCCGGCTCGGGGATCCGGGGGACGGGCGGTGCCTGATGGCGGAGTGCCACGACGCCCATGGCGAGCTGCGGGCGCTGCTGTCCTTCGTGCCCTGGGGGCCGCACGGGCTCTCCCTCGACCTCATGCGCCGCGACCGGCACGCCGGGAACGGCCTCATGGAGTTCATGGTGCTCGACCTGCTCCGCCGCGCCCGGGAGATGGGGATCACCCAGGTCTCGCTCAACTTCGCCATGTTCCGCTCGGTCTTCGAACGTGGCGCACGCCTCGGCGCCGGGCCGGTGCTGAGGCTGTGGCGCTCGCTGCTCAGCTTCTTCTCCCGCTGGTGGCAGATCGAGTCGCTGTACCGCGCCAACGCCAAGTACCGGCCCATCTGGGAACCGAGGTTCCTGCTCTTCGAGAAGAGCGCGGACCTGCTGCGCATCGGCCTCGCGTCGGCCCGCGCGGAGGGCTTCCTGGGGGGCGGGTCCCCGACACGGAGACTGCCGAAGTGGCTGCGACGCACGTACCTGGAGACACACGGATGA
- a CDS encoding leucyl aminopeptidase → MTALTLSTAAAPGLRADAIVIGVAKGTKGPVVAPGAEAVDTAYDGRLAGVLETLGASGAEGEVTKLPAPSGFKAPLVLAVGLGAEPEKDAGYGAEALRRAAGVAARALAGAKKAAFALPLADAADAGAVGEGALLGAYSFDTYKENGRNARARNGKAPLADVVLLGGKPRDRAYKAAVERATAVCEELNRARDLINMPPNDLNPAAFATIAQDAAKEHGLKIQVLDEKALVKGGYGGILGVGSGSAAAPRLVKLSYTSGKANRHLALVGKGITYDSGGISLKPAGHNETMKCDMSGAAAVFAAVVAAARLGLEVNVTGWLALAENMPSGSATRPGDVLRMYSGKTVEVLNTDAEGRLVLADALWAASQEKPDAIVDVATLTGAMVLALGSRTFGIMGNDEAFRTAIHEAAEEVGEESWPMPLPEHLRKGMDSPTADIANMGERMGGGLVAGLFLREFVGEGITWAHLDIAGPAFNEQGPFGYTPKGGTGSAVRTLVRLAELTAAGDLG, encoded by the coding sequence GTGACTGCTCTCACTCTCAGCACCGCCGCGGCGCCCGGCCTGCGGGCCGACGCGATCGTGATCGGTGTCGCCAAGGGCACCAAGGGCCCGGTCGTCGCACCGGGCGCCGAGGCCGTCGACACGGCGTACGACGGCAGGCTCGCCGGCGTCCTGGAGACCCTCGGCGCCTCCGGTGCCGAGGGCGAGGTGACGAAGCTGCCCGCGCCGTCCGGTTTCAAGGCCCCGCTCGTGCTGGCGGTGGGTCTCGGCGCGGAGCCCGAGAAGGACGCCGGCTACGGCGCCGAGGCGCTGCGCCGGGCCGCCGGCGTGGCCGCCCGCGCCCTGGCCGGCGCGAAGAAGGCCGCCTTCGCGCTGCCGCTCGCGGACGCCGCCGACGCCGGTGCGGTCGGTGAGGGCGCGCTGCTCGGCGCGTACTCCTTCGACACGTACAAGGAGAACGGCAGGAACGCGAGGGCCCGCAACGGCAAGGCGCCCCTCGCCGACGTGGTCCTCCTCGGCGGCAAGCCCCGCGACCGCGCGTACAAGGCGGCCGTCGAGCGCGCCACCGCCGTCTGCGAGGAGCTCAACCGCGCCCGCGACCTGATCAACATGCCGCCGAACGACCTCAACCCGGCCGCGTTCGCCACGATCGCGCAGGACGCGGCCAAGGAGCACGGCCTGAAGATCCAGGTCCTCGACGAGAAGGCGCTCGTCAAGGGCGGCTACGGCGGCATCCTCGGCGTCGGCTCGGGCTCGGCGGCGGCGCCGCGGCTGGTGAAGCTGTCGTACACGAGCGGCAAGGCGAACAGGCACCTGGCGCTCGTCGGCAAGGGCATCACCTACGACTCGGGCGGCATCTCGCTGAAGCCGGCCGGCCACAACGAGACGATGAAGTGCGACATGAGCGGCGCCGCCGCCGTGTTCGCCGCCGTGGTGGCTGCCGCCCGCCTGGGCCTGGAGGTCAACGTCACCGGCTGGCTGGCGCTCGCCGAGAACATGCCCTCCGGCTCCGCGACCCGCCCGGGTGACGTGCTGCGCATGTACAGCGGCAAGACGGTGGAGGTGCTCAACACCGACGCCGAGGGCCGGCTGGTGCTCGCGGACGCGCTGTGGGCCGCCTCCCAGGAGAAGCCGGACGCGATCGTCGACGTGGCGACGCTGACCGGCGCGATGGTGCTGGCGCTCGGCAGCCGCACCTTCGGGATCATGGGCAACGACGAGGCGTTCCGCACCGCGATCCACGAGGCCGCCGAGGAGGTCGGCGAGGAGTCCTGGCCGATGCCGCTGCCGGAGCACCTGCGCAAGGGCATGGACTCCCCCACCGCCGACATCGCCAACATGGGTGAGCGGATGGGCGGCGGCCTGGTCGCCGGCCTGTTCCTGCGCGAGTTCGTCGGCGAGGGCATCACCTGGGCGCACCTCGACATCGCGGGTCCCGCCTTCAACGAGCAGGGTCCCTTCGGCTACACGCCGAAGGGCGGCACGGGGTCCGCGGTGCGGACGCTGGTCCGGCTCGCCGAGCTCACGGCGGCGGGTGACCTGGGCTGA